The genomic interval GGAAGCACTTTCCCGATTAAAGATAACACTCATTAGGTTATTTTCATAAAAACATCTCATAAACTATAAAGCCCTGCAAACTATAGTGTTTACAGGGCTTAAGCTCCGGCGGTTCAACATGATGACGAACCACTTCAATCTTACTGTTTTTATTGAGTTTACAAAACTTGGTAAACCTGGATTATCTTATCATAAACCCAAAATATTCTTCAATTCTGGTGCCATTCTTGTCCACTTTTACCGTATTTATAACATGACTAAACCAGGTAAAATAAGTAAAGATGAATATGCTTTAAAAAGGATAAAACGAGCCAACGATTATAGATCATTAATGGAGAGTAATAACTGGAATCAGGCTGAATTAGCTCGACATCTCGGAGTGTCCAAAGCTTGGGTAACTAACGTACTAAAAAATAAATAGGTGTGATGCCTATTTATTTATCTTGAATTTCAGTATTAAATATATTACCCTCGTTTTGGACATTTAGACATATGGACACAAAGTATATACATT from Calditrichota bacterium carries:
- a CDS encoding helix-turn-helix transcriptional regulator, coding for MMTNHFNLTVFIEFTKLGKPGLSYHKPKIFFNSGAILVHFYRIYNMTKPGKISKDEYALKRIKRANDYRSLMESNNWNQAELARHLGVSKAWVTNVLKNK